In a single window of the Bactrocera dorsalis isolate Fly_Bdor chromosome 2, ASM2337382v1, whole genome shotgun sequence genome:
- the LOC105229561 gene encoding RNA-binding protein with serine-rich domain 1: MAHERSPSAGVEKEGKDGKESSTKDVKPKVSSSSNSNRGRERDRRRRGSASSSSDSSGSSSDSSSSRTTSGSGSRSSSSSSSGSSSSSSSSSTDSDRSVNNRRRGGAGNSNTVRKSGSRSPRRSKSPKDTSKARKDNSRSKERERERERDRDRNERDRDRDRERNERDRRRSRSRSKERVRRLSNDRGGGVGVGDVPNVKRERSKDRERERRSRSRSGSRSPRRRVRSSGERSPATKRRDRSRSRSNTPKPTRIHVGRLTRNVTKEHVVEIFSCFGEVKNVEFPTDRYHPSFGRGIAYVEYATAEECEAAMKQMDGGQIDGQEVTVSPVLTPKIRAPARRPSPIMRRPVGRWRSPPQFNRFNNRGRRSPPRGRRSPRRRSRSPIRRRRRSNSSDSSR; encoded by the exons at GGCTCATGAGCGTTCGCCATCTGCCGGAGTAGAAAAAGAGGGAAAGGATGGAAAAGAATCGTCGACAAAAGATGTTAAGCCAAAAGTTAGTTCGTCATCTAATTCTAACCGTGGACGAGAACGTGATCGCAGGAGGAGAGGATCGGCATCATCTAGCAGCGACAGTAGTGGCAG TTCATCAGATAGCAGTTCTTCAAGAACTACTTCAGGATCAGGATCACGTTCAAGCTCTTCAAGTTCAAGCGGGTCATCATCGTCGTCTTCTTCATCTTCAACCGATTCTGATCGCAGTGTAAATAATAGACGCCGTGGTGGAGCAGGTAACTCAAATACTGTAAGAAAGAGTGGATCTCGTTCGCCGCGCCGTTCAAAATCTCCAAAAGACACAAGTAAGGCACGTAAAGATAATTCCCGTTCTAAAGAACGAGAACGGGAAAGGGAACGTGACCGCGATCGTAATGAGCGCGACCGAGACAGAGACAGAGAGCGAAATGAACGAGATCGTCGACGATCACGTTCTCGATCCAAGGAACGTGTGCGTCGCCTTTCAAATGATCGTGGCGGTGGAGTTGGAGTAGGAGACGTTCCCAATGTTAAACGTGAACGTTCTAAAGATCGCGAACGTGAACGTCGTTCGCGTTCTCGTTCTGGTTCACGATCTCCACGACGTCGTGTACGCAGTTCAGGTGAACGCAGTCCTGCGACAAAACGACGTGATCGCTCGCGCTCACGTTCGAATACACCTAAACCCACTCGAATACATGTTGGTCGATTAACCCGCAACGTTACAAAAGAACATGTTGTTGAGATATTCAGTTGCTTCGGAGAGGTGAAAAATGTAGAATTCCCAACCGATCGTTATCACCCTTCTTTTGGACGCGGCATTGCATATGTTGAGTATGCAACGGCAGAGGAATGTGAAGCTGCCATGAAGCAGATGGATGGAGGACAAATTGATGGACAAGAAGTTACTGTGTCACCGGTGTTAACACCAAAAATACGTGCACCTGCTAGACGTCCTTCGCCCATAATGCGACGCCCAGTGGGAAGATGGCGTTCGCCGCCTCAATTCAACAGATTTAATAATCGTGGTAGGCGCTCACCCCCACGAGGTCGACGTTCACCCCGGCGCCGTTCCCGTTCACCAATTCGCCGTCGCAGACGTAGCAATAGCTCGGACAGTTCTCGTTAA